A region from the Paenarthrobacter aurescens genome encodes:
- a CDS encoding carbohydrate ABC transporter permease, which translates to MTTSTLPRNNRKKPLNWRRIGAWALVAVALAVTIAPFLWMLRTALSSNSALASNAGNLVPADFSWGAFKRVLGLQTTEEAIADGGSGAAINFWLYLRNSVIFATITTAGQVFFSAMAAYAFARLRWPGRNKVFAVFLTTMMVPPIFTALPNFLMIKNLGLLNTMAGMSLPFLFMTPFAIFFLRQFFLSMSREVEEAAMLDGAKHLRIFFQIVLPNAAAPIATLALLTFIGQWNEYFWPLLVGQDESVRVLTVGLSVFKSQSPQGALDWSGLMAGTLVAALPIFLLFIAFGKKVVNSIGFSGIK; encoded by the coding sequence ATGACTACTTCAACCCTGCCTCGAAACAACCGCAAGAAGCCGCTCAACTGGCGACGCATCGGCGCCTGGGCGCTGGTGGCCGTCGCCCTCGCCGTGACCATTGCCCCGTTCCTGTGGATGCTGCGGACGGCGCTGTCCAGCAACAGTGCACTGGCGTCCAACGCCGGAAACCTGGTGCCGGCCGACTTCAGCTGGGGTGCCTTCAAGCGCGTCCTCGGGCTGCAAACCACCGAAGAGGCCATCGCCGACGGAGGCTCCGGTGCCGCCATCAACTTCTGGCTCTACCTCCGAAACTCCGTCATCTTCGCTACCATCACCACCGCCGGCCAGGTGTTCTTCAGCGCCATGGCTGCCTACGCCTTCGCCCGGTTGCGCTGGCCCGGCCGGAACAAAGTGTTCGCAGTCTTCCTGACCACCATGATGGTCCCGCCGATCTTCACGGCGCTGCCCAACTTCCTCATGATCAAGAACCTCGGCCTGCTCAACACCATGGCCGGCATGTCCCTGCCATTCCTGTTCATGACCCCGTTCGCCATCTTCTTCCTGCGCCAGTTCTTCCTCAGCATGTCCCGCGAGGTTGAGGAAGCGGCAATGCTCGACGGCGCCAAGCACCTGCGCATCTTCTTCCAGATAGTGCTTCCCAACGCCGCCGCCCCCATCGCCACCCTGGCGCTGCTGACCTTCATCGGCCAGTGGAACGAATACTTCTGGCCGTTGCTGGTGGGCCAGGACGAGAGCGTCCGGGTGCTCACCGTGGGCCTGAGCGTCTTCAAGTCCCAGTCCCCGCAAGGCGCCCTCGACTGGTCCGGACTCATGGCCGGAACCCTCGTGGCTGCTTTGCCGATCTTCCTGCTGTTCATCGCCTTCGGCAAGAAGGTAGTCAACTCCATCGGATTCTCCGGAATCAAATAA
- a CDS encoding sugar ABC transporter substrate-binding protein, translated as MKKTLGVAAAAAAIALTLSACGGSSPASTEAKGEINYWLWDANQLPAYQQCADDFTKANPDIKVKITQRGWDDYWTTLTNGFVAGTAPDVFTNHLSKYPEYAAKKQLLSLDEAVEKDGIKLDAYTKGLPELWVGQDGKRYGLPKDWDTVGLFYNKAMTDAAGISADQMANLDWNPKDGGSYEKTIAHLTVDKNGKRGDEAGFDKNNVATYGLGLTGSGSGQGQTEWSFLTATTGWTATDKNPWGSKFNYDDPRFQETIAWWAGLVDKGYMPKLETTVGASMPDSFGAGKSAINTNGDWLIGQYKTYKGIETAFAPTPKGPDGKRASMFNGLADSIWAGTKNPGASVKWVEYLGSTACQDVVASKAVVFPAITSSSEIAAKAFADKGTDVTAFTTHVKDGTTFLFPIADKAAKVDGIIKPAMDAVLSGKKPASSLTEANNQVNNLFK; from the coding sequence ATGAAGAAAACCCTCGGCGTCGCCGCTGCTGCCGCCGCCATCGCTTTGACCCTGTCCGCCTGCGGAGGCTCCTCCCCCGCCTCCACGGAGGCCAAAGGTGAAATCAACTACTGGCTCTGGGACGCCAACCAGCTCCCCGCCTATCAGCAATGCGCGGATGATTTCACCAAGGCCAACCCGGACATCAAGGTCAAGATCACCCAGCGCGGCTGGGACGACTACTGGACCACGCTGACCAACGGCTTCGTGGCCGGTACTGCACCGGACGTGTTCACCAACCACCTGTCCAAGTACCCGGAATACGCAGCCAAGAAGCAGTTGCTTTCCCTGGACGAGGCTGTGGAGAAGGACGGCATTAAGCTGGACGCCTACACCAAGGGCCTCCCCGAGCTCTGGGTGGGTCAGGACGGCAAACGCTACGGCCTCCCGAAGGACTGGGACACCGTGGGCCTGTTCTACAACAAGGCCATGACAGACGCTGCCGGAATCAGTGCAGATCAGATGGCCAACCTGGACTGGAACCCCAAGGATGGCGGCAGTTACGAGAAGACCATCGCGCACCTGACTGTGGACAAGAACGGCAAGCGCGGGGACGAAGCAGGCTTTGATAAGAACAACGTGGCCACCTATGGACTGGGCCTGACAGGTAGCGGTTCGGGACAGGGCCAGACGGAGTGGAGCTTCCTGACAGCAACCACCGGCTGGACCGCGACGGACAAGAACCCGTGGGGCAGCAAGTTCAACTACGACGACCCCCGTTTCCAGGAAACCATCGCCTGGTGGGCAGGACTGGTGGACAAGGGCTACATGCCCAAGCTGGAGACCACCGTGGGTGCCAGCATGCCGGACAGCTTCGGCGCTGGTAAGTCTGCCATCAACACCAACGGGGATTGGCTGATCGGCCAGTACAAGACCTACAAGGGGATCGAAACAGCTTTCGCTCCCACGCCCAAGGGCCCGGACGGCAAGCGCGCTTCCATGTTCAACGGCCTGGCCGACTCCATCTGGGCAGGCACCAAGAACCCCGGAGCAAGCGTCAAGTGGGTTGAATACCTGGGCTCCACGGCATGCCAGGACGTCGTAGCAAGCAAGGCTGTGGTCTTCCCGGCCATCACCAGCTCATCCGAGATCGCCGCGAAGGCCTTCGCGGATAAGGGCACAGACGTTACCGCCTTCACCACCCACGTGAAGGACGGCACCACGTTCCTCTTCCCGATCGCGGACAAAGCCGCCAAGGTTGACGGCATCATAAAGCCGGCCATGGATGCTGTGCTCTCCGGCAAGAAGCCCGCATCCTCGTTGACCGAAGCCAACAACCAGGTCAACAATCTCTTCAAGTAG